In Aulosira sp. FACHB-615, the genomic window CTTTTTGCTGGGATAGAACTGGATATTTGGGAACCCGAAATAGCAGATTACAGGGCTGTCTTAGTGCAGATAAAACAACATTCTGCCCTGACTTATTTGGATATGATGCAGCAGACTGTACATAACTTGAAGGAAACCCGGATTCTGTCAGATTGTTTAGTTGGCAGCGCCTATGATGAAACGGTGATGATTCCTAAGCACTATCAGGACAAGGATCTCACCGCGATCGCTATTGCTTACACTTACAAACTGATGCTGGCATACTTTTTTGGTAACTACACCTCTGCCCTAGAATATAACACCCAAGCCAAACAGTATTTAATGGCAGTATCAGGGATGATTTTTATTCCCATGTTTCATTTCTATACAGCCCTGACGCATTTGGCACTGTTGTCTACACAGCCAGAGTCAGAACTAGATGAATTTCTCGCCTTGGTTGAAACCCATCAAACCACGTTGCAACAGTGGGCGCATTTTGCACCCATGAATCATCTCCATAAATGGTATTTAGTTGAGGCAGAACGACAACGGATTTTTGGCAATAAAGCGGAAGCAATTGAATATTATGATCGCGCTATTTCTGGAGCTAAAGAAAATGGCTATATCCAAGAAGAAGGACTAGCTAACGAACTAGCAGCAAAGTTTTATCTCAATTGGGGTAAACAGCATATTGCTCAGGAATACATGACCCAAGCTTACTATGCCTATGCTCGCTGGGGAGCTAAAGCCAAAGTTGCCGACTTGGAAAGACGCTATCCCCAACTGCTTGCTCCCATCCTCCAGCAAACCCGTTTTTCCTTATCCACTAACGAAACTATCCTCGCATTAGGGAGTGTCTCATCCAGCAGTTCCTCTAGTTCTAGCAGCAGTGTCTCCGATACCCTAGATTTGAAAGCTATCCTCAAAGCATCTCAAAGTATCTCCGGGAAAATTGAACTGGAAAAACTGCTGTCATCGTTGCTTTCCATCGTCATTGAAAATGCTGGGGCTGATAAATGTGTGTTAATGCTGTTACGAGACTCGCGCCTGCTGATTGCTGGCTCAATTACTCAGAGGAATGAGCCTGTTGTATTGCAAAACCTGGCGGTTGAGGATAGCCAGGAAATTCCCTTAAAACTCATTTACAAAGTCAAGCGCAATAGTCAAACTATAATTCTGCTGGATGCAACCGCAGATATCACCTTAGCCAACGATCCATATATTATTCGTCAACAGCCTCAGAGTATTTTGTGCAGCCCGATTTTACATCAAGGGAAGTTGCTGGGAATTTTATATCTAGAAAATAATTTAGTGACGGGGGCGTTTACAAGCGATCGCATCGAACTACTCAACCTCATCTGCGCTCAAGCCGCCATTTCCATAGAAAATGCCCAACTTTATCAACGTTCTCAGGAATCCGCCCAACAATTACAGCGATCGGTTGACGAATTGAGCGCCAGCAATTCTCGCTTTCATAACTTGGTAGATAATCTTCCTGGGGCTGTTTATCAAGTCCATTTGTCTACTAATGGTGAACAATCTTTACCTTATATCAGTGCAGGCTGTTATAAATTATGGGAAATACCAGTCCAGCAATTCAATACCAATGTCAAGACTCTCATTGATATAGTTCATCCAGAAGATATTGTGACTTTCCAACAGGCGCTAGGAGGCGCAATGACAACTCTGACTTCTGGGCAATGGTCAGGTAGAATTTTGACACCTTCTGGAATTGTCAAGTGGGTTCAGGCGGAAGGCTACATCCGCAAACTTGTGGATGGAAGTTTTGTTTGGGATTGCATTATGTTAGATATTAGCGAACGCAAACAAGCTGAATTGGCTTTGCAACAAGCTCAATTACAAATCGTTCAAAGTGAAAAAATGTCTGCCTTGGGTAACTTAGTCGCTGGTGTCGCCCATGAAATGAATAATCCTTTGGGATTTATTGCGGCAACTCTCAAACAAGCTAAACCCACCTTTGCTGATATTATCGAACACTTGAAAATCTATCAAGAAACTTTACCCGATAAGAGTTCAGAAATTCTTGATCACGAAGCAGAAATTGACTTGGAATATAGCATAGAAGACCTGCCTAAAATGCTCGATTCTATGACAATAGCTTGTGATAGATTGAAAAACATTAGCACCTCTCTACGTACTTTCTCCCGTGCTGATCGAGATTATAAAGTGCCATTTAATCTTCATGAAGGCATTGATAGTACAATTTTGATTCTCAAACACCGTCTCAAAGCTAACGAACAACGTCCCGCAATTGAAGTAATTACTAACTACGGTGATCTACCCCAAATTGAATGTTTCCCTGGGCAATTAAATCAGGTATTCATGAATATTTTGGCAAATGCTATCGACGCATTAGATGAATCGAATCACGGACGTAGTTTTGAGTCAATTCAAGCTCATCCTAATCAAATTATAATTACCACATCGATAGCAGAGAAAACTGTGAAAATCTCCATTGCTGATAATGGTAAAGGGATGAGTGAAGAAGTAAAACACAAAATATTTGACCATTTATTTACTACTAAAGCTGTTGGTAAAGGTACGGGCTTGGGATTAGCTATAGCAAAGCAAATTATCGAAGAAAAACACGGTGGTAAAATCACAGTCAATTCTGTTCTAGGTGAAGGGACAGAGTTTGTGATTTTCCTTCCTATCTCATAAAAGCATTTTGAGTATAACCAAATACCTTCCGTTGTGGATTTTGCTAATCATTCACAATGATGTCGCTTTTGATTAATCCTTTTTGTAAAGCCATCATCACAGCTTGAGTGCGATCGCTCGCCTCTAACTTTTGTAAAATGGCATGAATATGCACTCGCACTGTTCCTGGTGCAATATATAGTGCAGCTGCAATTTCTTGATTGGTTTTACCTGCTGCTAACAGCGATAAAATTTCTTGTTCGCGCCCAGTTAGGGGATTGGTAGGCTTTAAGATATTGTCTGTCTGGGGTGATGGTTCAGCCAAAACAGAAGAACGAATTTCTTTAGTTGCAGTTTCATCCCACCAAGAAGCGCCAGCCGCCACAGAACGCAATGCTAAAACTAATTTTTCCGCAGCAATGCCTTTAAGACAATAACCTTGAGCGCCTGCTTCAATTAACTTGAAAATTAAAGACTTTTGCGAGTGGGAAGTGAGAATTAAAATTGGCAATGCCGGATTTTGCTGCTTAATTTGTCTACAAGTTTCAATTCCACCAATTCCCGGTAAACCCACATCTAACAACACAATATCTAGAGGATGTTCTTTGACTAGCTCAATAGCTGTTTCACCATCTTCAGTCTCAGCAATAATTTCTAACCCAGGTTCTTGCTGCAACCGTACTTGCAAACCTAAGCGAAAAAGCTCATCATCTTCAACTAACAAAATTTTGATGGGGGTAGAAGACATTTCACACAGGTAAAGGGAATAGATAACCCGAATTTCTCACGTATGGGTAGCGGGTGTGGAGAGAGAGGGGGGTGTGGGGAGTGTGGGGGGAAAGATTTTTTCACCATCCTCCCACCCCTCCCACACCCCTGGATTTCTCTCTTGTGAGAAATCCAGGATAAGACTTCGAGGTAACCGTGACTTCAGCCGCTAGGCGCAAGATGTGGATAAACAGGTAGTTTAAAAGCAAACACAGCACCAGTCGGCACTTTGTTTTCTGCCCAGATTATACCCCCGTGGGCTTCAATAATTTGCCGAGATAAATAAAGCCCTAAACCTGAGCCTTTGGCTTGACGGGTGCTATGTCCTTGATAAAATCTTTCAAATAAGTGAGAAAACTGTTCTGGTTGAATACCCGCACCCGTATCTAAAATTTTCACGACTTGATAAGAAGTTTGGGGTTCTAAAAAAACTTCCACCTTCCCACCACGGCGGGAATGATTAATAGCATTGACTAACAGATTATTAAACACACGATGCAGTTGCAACGCATCACCATACACCCACAATGATTGTCGCCAATTAGAATCACCATAACCGACCGACAGATGAACACGACGATTTGCCGCTAATTCCATCAAATCACCAGCCGCCTCCTCTGCCAAGATAGTTAAATCCACTGGTGCTAAGTCCAGTTTTAAACCTTCGGTATCGTTGCGATAAACATCTAAAAGCGTTTCTACCAATTGTAAGGAAGTTTGATGACTGCGTGCCATTGTTGATAAAACTTGTTGCTGCATTGGTACAACTGGGCCGAATTTTTCTTGTTGAAAAGCTTTGATAGTTTCAATTGCTCCTAACAACGGTGTTTTTAAATCATGAGTCAGCGTCGAAGCAAAATCTTCTCGTACCTTCACCAATTCCGCTTGCGATTCTAACTTGGCGCGAGTGAGAGCGATCGCCTCTTGAGAACGACGCAGGCGATCGCTTAAAATACCAGTCACAATCAAAGCCATCACTGCAATTAAGCGACTAGCGACCGTGGAGACTTTCACTAATTCATTTCCAGGTACAACCAAATTCAACAACGTCAAACACACCGCCACCAAAGTCGCTAAAAAAGTTGCCCTGCCACCAAACCAATAGTTTGTTAATAAAATTGCGCCTGTATAAAGATATCCAAAAACATATTCTGTTGGTGTTTTAAACTCCATCACCATCACACCAACAAATAGACACAATATAATAATAAATCTGCCTAATTTATAGCCTTGACTATTTTTCTGAACTCCAAATTTATCTGCGTTCATCAGCGTTCATCCTCTGCTATCGGCGGTTAATTCCTTGTTCCCGTACCCTCAACAGTGAGTATTGCTATCTTCAATATAAAACTTACGCAAAAATTCCCGAAAAGCTTAATTTATCTAACCGCCAAGTCGCCGAGAACGCCAAGAAATCGTAGAGTCTGCGTAAGTCCTAATATATTCTTGATTAATACCTCATGACAATAGTTTATCTTCTC contains:
- a CDS encoding sensor histidine kinase KdpD; translated protein: MNADKFGVQKNSQGYKLGRFIIILCLFVGVMVMEFKTPTEYVFGYLYTGAILLTNYWFGGRATFLATLVAVCLTLLNLVVPGNELVKVSTVASRLIAVMALIVTGILSDRLRRSQEAIALTRAKLESQAELVKVREDFASTLTHDLKTPLLGAIETIKAFQQEKFGPVVPMQQQVLSTMARSHQTSLQLVETLLDVYRNDTEGLKLDLAPVDLTILAEEAAGDLMELAANRRVHLSVGYGDSNWRQSLWVYGDALQLHRVFNNLLVNAINHSRRGGKVEVFLEPQTSYQVVKILDTGAGIQPEQFSHLFERFYQGHSTRQAKGSGLGLYLSRQIIEAHGGIIWAENKVPTGAVFAFKLPVYPHLAPSG
- a CDS encoding response regulator transcription factor, giving the protein MSSTPIKILLVEDDELFRLGLQVRLQQEPGLEIIAETEDGETAIELVKEHPLDIVLLDVGLPGIGGIETCRQIKQQNPALPILILTSHSQKSLIFKLIEAGAQGYCLKGIAAEKLVLALRSVAAGASWWDETATKEIRSSVLAEPSPQTDNILKPTNPLTGREQEILSLLAAGKTNQEIAAALYIAPGTVRVHIHAILQKLEASDRTQAVMMALQKGLIKSDIIVND